From one Plantibacter flavus genomic stretch:
- a CDS encoding alpha/beta fold hydrolase: MTAAACTVFFLPGLGLDAAAVAPVARELDARFRMIAVELPGQGDTADAPDGSVDSQVDAALAVIAEQADGGPWMLCAHSMGGKVAAGIAARVRDGDVPVFGLLGVVLLAPSPPTPEPMPDAKRHQMLSWIEDGPIAEADAQTFVDDNVGAPLPTELQAAAVASVQAMSPVAWRRWLEQGSEEDIASSVGKLDLPCIVLAGDQDEALGAAVQPELLSDVYPRARFVSLAGAGHLLSYERPVTVARALTEFWDEIVAHSAIVPAEWGLVIASLRTTPRVRSALARRALPDDPEYRPRVLSVEQLDLLRSVADRLVPQATEGRIDLAARVDADLAAGGGDGWRPVGGLTDDEAYRAGLDDLRTAWPDSADDQDAVIRAVIDGQGVPGGAIDGDDLRRWFEDLRVDVTREWLIHPASLARVGYDGFATGAEDVDFAGYRELGAGTRDDWEPAELGVAPAQQQEDAA, from the coding sequence GTGACCGCGGCTGCGTGCACGGTCTTCTTCCTTCCCGGGCTCGGGCTCGACGCCGCCGCGGTCGCACCAGTGGCTCGCGAGCTCGACGCTCGGTTCCGGATGATCGCCGTCGAGCTGCCCGGACAGGGCGACACGGCCGACGCACCGGACGGCTCGGTCGACTCGCAGGTCGACGCTGCCCTCGCCGTGATCGCGGAGCAGGCCGACGGCGGACCCTGGATGCTGTGTGCGCACAGCATGGGTGGCAAGGTCGCCGCCGGGATCGCCGCCCGGGTCCGCGACGGCGACGTCCCCGTGTTCGGGCTCCTCGGCGTCGTGCTCCTGGCACCGTCACCGCCCACGCCCGAGCCGATGCCTGACGCCAAGCGCCACCAGATGCTCAGCTGGATCGAGGACGGGCCCATCGCCGAGGCGGACGCGCAGACCTTCGTCGACGACAACGTGGGTGCACCTCTGCCGACCGAGCTGCAGGCCGCCGCCGTGGCGTCCGTGCAGGCCATGTCGCCCGTCGCGTGGCGCCGCTGGCTCGAGCAGGGCAGCGAGGAGGACATCGCGTCCTCCGTCGGCAAGCTCGACCTCCCGTGCATCGTGCTCGCCGGAGATCAGGACGAGGCGCTCGGAGCCGCAGTGCAGCCCGAGCTGCTCTCGGACGTCTACCCCCGTGCACGATTCGTGTCGCTCGCAGGAGCCGGACATCTGCTCTCGTACGAGCGTCCGGTCACGGTCGCGCGCGCGCTCACCGAGTTCTGGGACGAGATCGTCGCACACAGCGCCATCGTCCCAGCCGAGTGGGGGCTCGTCATCGCGTCCCTGCGGACCACGCCGCGGGTGCGCAGCGCGCTGGCACGACGCGCCCTGCCGGATGACCCCGAGTATCGGCCCCGCGTCCTGAGCGTGGAACAGCTGGACCTGCTCCGTTCCGTCGCCGATCGCCTGGTTCCCCAGGCGACCGAGGGGCGGATCGATCTCGCCGCCCGGGTCGACGCCGACCTCGCAGCAGGTGGTGGCGACGGATGGCGGCCGGTCGGAGGGCTCACGGACGACGAGGCCTACCGCGCCGGATTGGATGATCTCCGAACCGCGTGGCCGGACTCGGCCGATGACCAGGATGCCGTGATCCGTGCCGTGATCGACGGCCAGGGCGTCCCCGGGGGCGCCATCGACGGAGACGATCTGCGGCGCTGGTTCGAGGACCTGCGCGTGGACGTCACGCGGGAGTGGCTCATCCATCCCGCGTCGCTGGCCCGCGTCGGCTACGACGGGTTCGCGACCGGCGCTGAAGACGTCGACTTCGCCGGCTACCGCGAGTTGGGTGCCGGCACCAGAGACGATTGGGAGCCCGCCGAACTCGGCGTCGCGCCCGCACAGCAGCAGGAGGACGCAGCGTGA
- a CDS encoding SDR family oxidoreductase, with translation MSPRDQYELTNPVTQYDRVEPPLQHQSEPGVQAKMNPVPDLGEASYRGSGRLTGRKALITGGDSGIGAATAIAFAREGADVVIAHLPGEEEDAEHVLSLIADAGRRGKAIVADISHADQCRRLVAEAAEFLGGLDILVNNAGKQIAVDRVEDLSDEQFEETFRTNVFANFWITKAALAHLGEGASIVNTASLEAYKPSPDRLDYAATKAAINNLSKGLALQLASRGIRVNVVAPGPVWTALQVSDGVSDEQMEHFDDENTYQRAGQPAELAPAYVYLASAESGYVSGATLNVNGGMVTP, from the coding sequence ATGTCTCCGCGCGACCAGTACGAACTGACCAACCCCGTGACCCAGTACGACCGGGTCGAGCCCCCGCTGCAGCATCAGTCGGAGCCCGGCGTGCAGGCCAAGATGAACCCCGTGCCCGACCTCGGAGAGGCGAGCTACCGGGGGAGTGGACGCCTCACGGGTCGCAAGGCGCTCATCACGGGCGGCGACTCCGGTATCGGTGCCGCCACGGCGATCGCGTTCGCCCGCGAAGGCGCGGACGTGGTCATCGCCCACCTGCCGGGTGAGGAGGAGGACGCCGAGCACGTCCTCTCGCTCATCGCCGACGCCGGGCGCCGGGGCAAGGCGATCGTCGCCGACATCTCGCACGCCGACCAGTGCCGTCGGCTCGTGGCGGAGGCAGCCGAGTTCCTCGGCGGCCTCGACATCTTGGTCAACAACGCCGGCAAGCAGATCGCCGTCGACCGGGTGGAGGACCTCAGCGACGAGCAGTTCGAGGAGACGTTCCGCACGAACGTCTTCGCGAACTTCTGGATCACCAAGGCGGCACTCGCCCACCTCGGCGAGGGCGCGAGCATCGTGAACACGGCATCGCTCGAGGCGTACAAGCCGTCACCCGACCGGCTCGACTACGCGGCTACGAAGGCCGCGATCAACAACCTCTCCAAGGGGCTCGCGCTGCAGCTCGCCTCCCGGGGGATCCGCGTGAACGTCGTCGCCCCCGGCCCCGTGTGGACCGCGTTGCAGGTCTCCGACGGCGTCTCCGACGAGCAGATGGAGCACTTCGACGACGAGAACACCTACCAGCGTGCCGGGCAGCCGGCTGAACTCGCGCCGGCGTACGTCTACCTCGCCTCGGCGGAGTCCGGCTACGTCTCCGGGGCGACGCTGAACGTCAACGGCGGCATGGTCACCCCGTGA
- a CDS encoding glycosyltransferase family 2 protein, which yields MNGSAQPWVVGNRWDTLDDVQPDPLPRVSVIVAHYDQPGELLRTLHALAAQDYPRHLLEVIVADDGSPGDVSVPDDVILVRQEDQGFRLAAVRNLGVRASSGEVLCFLDADTVPEPGYVRALTRLPALLPEAVTVGRRRHADFTGVALEAPVVEAAAGRELAEPAWLAEAYARSRDLRNADDRSYRFMIGAVIACSRSMFDEVGGFDESFTSYGGEDWEWAHRMWQAGAVFAHVPAAVAWHDGPEWAERDGSGMDRANAQTMRLFSSIPVSGSAPRALWSAAVDLVVRLRGDHTAAARFVAADSLFAAFPQARLVLEDGGAEELGEDPRVLSGAAGVDARVTWEFDRPIVILDPTWIVGLVDRLGTGDVGTVELVDPDGASLGRVRSRRARRREERWATSAAFETQQLVADGVRQLRPDPRVAAWVGGWGGPSSFC from the coding sequence GTGAACGGGAGTGCGCAGCCGTGGGTCGTCGGCAACCGGTGGGACACGCTCGACGACGTCCAGCCTGATCCGCTGCCGCGCGTCTCGGTGATCGTCGCGCACTACGACCAGCCCGGTGAGCTGCTCCGGACCCTGCACGCCCTCGCCGCGCAGGACTACCCGCGTCACCTCCTGGAGGTGATCGTCGCCGACGACGGTTCCCCTGGTGACGTGTCGGTTCCGGACGACGTGATCCTCGTCCGGCAGGAGGACCAGGGGTTCCGGCTCGCCGCCGTCCGCAATCTGGGCGTGCGGGCGAGCAGTGGCGAGGTGTTGTGCTTCCTCGATGCCGACACGGTCCCCGAGCCGGGCTACGTGCGCGCGCTCACGCGGCTGCCCGCCCTGCTGCCCGAGGCGGTCACGGTGGGGCGGCGTCGCCATGCCGACTTCACCGGGGTCGCCCTGGAGGCTCCTGTCGTCGAGGCGGCCGCCGGCCGTGAGCTCGCCGAACCGGCATGGCTCGCCGAGGCGTACGCGCGCAGTCGGGATCTGCGCAACGCGGACGATAGGTCCTATCGGTTCATGATCGGCGCGGTCATCGCCTGCTCGCGGAGCATGTTCGACGAGGTCGGCGGATTCGACGAGTCGTTCACCTCGTACGGCGGGGAGGACTGGGAGTGGGCGCACCGCATGTGGCAGGCGGGAGCGGTCTTCGCCCATGTCCCGGCCGCGGTGGCTTGGCACGACGGCCCCGAGTGGGCGGAGCGGGACGGCTCAGGCATGGACCGCGCGAACGCGCAGACCATGCGGCTCTTCTCGTCGATCCCCGTGTCGGGGTCCGCGCCGCGGGCGCTGTGGTCGGCCGCGGTCGATCTCGTCGTGCGGCTGCGGGGCGACCACACGGCGGCCGCTCGGTTCGTCGCGGCGGACTCGCTCTTCGCAGCCTTCCCGCAGGCTCGATTGGTCCTCGAGGACGGCGGAGCTGAGGAGCTCGGGGAAGACCCGCGCGTCCTCAGTGGAGCAGCCGGAGTCGATGCCCGCGTGACGTGGGAGTTCGACCGCCCGATCGTGATCCTCGACCCGACGTGGATCGTCGGTCTCGTCGACCGCCTCGGCACCGGAGACGTGGGCACCGTCGAGCTCGTCGACCCGGACGGCGCGTCGCTCGGCCGCGTGCGATCCCGGCGGGCCAGGCGGCGTGAGGAACGTTGGGCCACATCCGCCGCCTTCGAGACGCAGCAGCTCGTCGCCGACGGCGTCCGGCAGCTCCGGCCTGATCCCCGGGTGGCGGCCTGGGTCGGCGGCTGGGGTGGACCCTCGTCGTTCTGCTGA
- a CDS encoding WcbI family polysaccharide biosynthesis putative acetyltransferase gives MSHTLEPGTTAAPAGSPVEARRRHYAEFYGLAPLPTEFGVVLGNCQAESLRTVMDAPDRRFVRVPAVHEMTAEDAERLHEVVGAAHTVVSQPVRDDYHGLPLGTRQVAAATSASVLTVTPVRFGGLHPFQAAVRVPGVEENPPLVAYHDVRTLAAAAGIPVVPALQPDAVRAIGRVSVEELRRREAATDVPVSDLFDAVTADHARTVNHPGNAIWLPLGARILEALGAPGGVTDPGRPLLNAVRAPIAPEVVDAWSLTDEPRDHWIIEGVEVDDAEVRAAHTDWYASHPEFVVVAVDRLAALLSVWRNA, from the coding sequence ATGAGCCACACCCTCGAACCGGGCACGACCGCTGCGCCCGCCGGGTCGCCGGTGGAGGCACGCCGCAGGCACTACGCGGAGTTCTACGGCCTCGCACCGTTGCCGACGGAGTTCGGGGTGGTGCTCGGCAACTGCCAGGCTGAATCCCTGCGCACCGTGATGGATGCGCCGGACCGCCGGTTCGTGCGCGTTCCGGCCGTGCACGAGATGACCGCCGAGGACGCGGAGCGGCTGCACGAGGTGGTGGGGGCGGCGCACACCGTGGTGTCGCAACCCGTGCGGGACGACTACCACGGACTGCCGCTCGGCACACGACAGGTCGCCGCCGCCACGAGCGCGAGCGTGCTGACGGTGACTCCGGTGCGGTTCGGTGGGTTGCATCCGTTCCAGGCCGCCGTCCGGGTCCCCGGCGTCGAGGAGAACCCGCCGCTCGTGGCGTACCACGACGTCCGGACGCTCGCGGCCGCCGCAGGCATCCCCGTCGTGCCTGCCCTCCAGCCGGACGCCGTGCGCGCGATCGGCCGAGTCTCCGTCGAGGAACTGCGGCGACGCGAGGCCGCGACCGACGTGCCGGTGTCCGACCTCTTCGACGCGGTCACCGCCGACCACGCGCGCACCGTCAATCACCCGGGGAACGCGATCTGGCTGCCGCTCGGCGCCCGCATCCTCGAGGCCCTGGGGGCGCCAGGCGGCGTCACCGACCCCGGACGCCCCCTGCTCAACGCGGTGCGCGCGCCCATCGCACCCGAGGTCGTCGACGCCTGGTCCCTGACGGACGAGCCCCGCGACCACTGGATCATCGAGGGCGTCGAGGTCGACGACGCCGAGGTGCGCGCCGCCCACACCGATTGGTACGCGTCCCACCCCGAGTTCGTCGTCGTCGCCGTCGACCGGCTCGCGGCCCTGCTCTCCGTGTGGCGCAACGCGTGA
- a CDS encoding glycosyl hydrolase family 18 protein encodes MNTPRNFRNALVAMGVAALAVPLLVSSPSATTAGLLIEGYLMTGSGAQYIAPSASALSLVGIDGVNLTSTGAAVTATPPEAAGMVTAAKSKGLKTELLFGNFDASIGDFSPAIATKLLSSTVNRKAVVTSLVSKVAQGGFNGVQIDLESLNSSHKAGLTKFLAELRAALPSASTISIALMATDTAAGYADEGYDMSALNASVGRFVLMAYDQHGPTWTDAGPVGGTPWVKSVLTAFIATGVPKSKIDLGVAEYAYTWPGDGTDGVQLTVAEARAKAGNRATWDATQQEWTATLADGTVIWWSDAKTLGLRKTYATRQGVHGLAVWELSLGDPIS; translated from the coding sequence ATGAACACACCACGGAACTTTCGGAACGCCCTGGTCGCCATGGGGGTCGCCGCGCTCGCGGTCCCCTTACTCGTCTCATCCCCCTCCGCCACCACCGCGGGTCTCCTGATCGAGGGATACCTCATGACCGGATCAGGGGCGCAGTACATCGCCCCGAGTGCCTCGGCACTCTCGCTCGTCGGCATCGACGGCGTCAACCTGACCTCGACCGGCGCAGCGGTCACGGCGACACCGCCGGAGGCCGCGGGTATGGTCACCGCGGCGAAGAGCAAGGGTCTCAAGACCGAGCTGCTGTTCGGCAACTTCGACGCGTCGATCGGCGACTTCTCCCCGGCCATCGCCACGAAGCTCCTCAGCAGCACGGTGAACCGGAAGGCCGTCGTCACCTCGCTCGTCTCCAAGGTCGCGCAGGGCGGGTTCAACGGAGTGCAGATCGACCTCGAGTCACTGAACAGCTCCCACAAGGCCGGTCTCACGAAGTTCCTCGCCGAACTGCGCGCCGCACTGCCGTCAGCGTCGACCATCTCGATCGCGCTCATGGCCACCGACACCGCCGCGGGCTACGCCGACGAGGGGTACGACATGAGTGCGCTGAACGCCTCCGTGGGGCGGTTCGTGCTGATGGCCTACGACCAGCACGGACCGACCTGGACCGATGCGGGCCCCGTCGGCGGCACGCCCTGGGTCAAGAGCGTGCTGACGGCATTCATCGCGACCGGTGTCCCGAAGAGCAAGATCGACCTCGGTGTCGCCGAATACGCGTACACCTGGCCGGGTGACGGGACCGACGGCGTGCAGCTGACCGTCGCCGAGGCGAGAGCGAAAGCAGGCAATCGTGCGACGTGGGACGCGACGCAGCAGGAGTGGACGGCGACACTCGCGGACGGCACGGTCATCTGGTGGTCCGACGCCAAGACCCTCGGTCTCCGGAAGACCTACGCCACCCGACAGGGTGTGCACGGCCTCGCCGTGTGGGAGCTGAGTCTCGGTGATCCGATCAGCTGA